One part of the Streptomyces ferrugineus genome encodes these proteins:
- the gcvH gene encoding glycine cleavage system protein GcvH: MSSAPRLPGESAPETAESIPRHLRYTWDHEWLVVDEGNATVGITAFAAKALGDVVHLRLPEVGSWVEAGESCGRIESLTAVSGLYAPASGRVLEVNPALTDDPRVVNAAPYTGGWLFRLRVENIAGALTADAYAAHCAHTEGDRR; encoded by the coding sequence GACTCCCCGGGGAATCCGCGCCGGAGACCGCCGAGAGCATTCCTCGGCACCTCCGCTACACCTGGGACCACGAGTGGCTGGTCGTGGACGAGGGCAACGCCACCGTCGGTATCACCGCGTTCGCGGCGAAGGCCCTGGGTGACGTCGTCCACCTGCGCCTGCCCGAGGTCGGCAGTTGGGTCGAGGCGGGGGAGAGCTGTGGCCGGATCGAGTCACTGACCGCCGTCAGCGGCCTGTACGCCCCCGCCTCGGGCCGGGTCCTGGAGGTCAACCCCGCACTGACCGACGACCCCCGTGTCGTCAACGCCGCCCCCTACACCGGCGGCTGGCTGTTCCGGCTGCGGGTGGAGAACATCGCCGGCGCGCTGACCGCCGATGCCTACGCCGCCCACTGCGCCCACACCGAAGGAGACCGCCGATGA
- the glyA gene encoding serine hydroxymethyltransferase has translation MTLFDQPLHELDPEVAAAVDAELERQQSTLEMIASENFAPVAVLEAQGSVLTNKYAEGYPGRRYYGGCEHVDVAERIAIDRAKELFGAEYANVQPHSGASANQAALFALAQPGDTVLGLDLAHGGHLTHGMRLNFSGKQFKVVPYHVDDSGLVDMAEVERLAKEHRPKVIIAGWSAYPRQLDFAAFRRIADEVGAYLWVDMAHFAGLVAAGLHPNPVEYADVVTSTTHKTLGGPRGGIILAKKDFAKKLNSSVFPGFQGGPLEHVIAAKAVSFKVAASQEFKERQRRTVEGARILAERLTAADARAAGVNVLSGGTDVHLILVDLRASELDGQQAEDRLHEVGITVNRNAVPNDPRPPMVTSGLRIGTPALATRGFTAEDFAEVADVIAETLKPSYDADALKARVKALADKHPLYPGL, from the coding sequence ATGACCCTCTTCGACCAGCCCCTGCACGAGCTCGACCCCGAGGTGGCCGCCGCGGTCGACGCCGAGCTGGAGCGTCAGCAGTCGACCCTGGAGATGATCGCCTCCGAGAACTTCGCGCCGGTCGCGGTGTTGGAGGCGCAGGGTTCGGTCCTGACGAACAAGTACGCCGAGGGCTACCCCGGCCGCCGTTACTACGGTGGCTGCGAGCACGTCGACGTCGCCGAGCGGATCGCCATCGACCGGGCCAAGGAGCTGTTCGGCGCGGAGTACGCGAATGTGCAACCGCACTCCGGCGCCTCCGCCAACCAGGCCGCCCTGTTCGCCCTCGCCCAGCCCGGCGACACCGTCCTCGGCCTGGACCTGGCGCACGGCGGCCACCTCACCCACGGGATGCGGCTGAACTTCTCCGGCAAGCAGTTCAAGGTCGTCCCGTACCACGTGGACGACTCCGGTCTCGTGGACATGGCCGAGGTGGAGCGTCTGGCCAAGGAGCACCGGCCGAAGGTGATCATCGCCGGGTGGTCGGCGTACCCGCGGCAGCTCGACTTCGCCGCGTTCCGGCGGATCGCCGACGAGGTCGGGGCGTATCTGTGGGTGGACATGGCGCACTTCGCGGGGCTGGTCGCGGCGGGGCTGCACCCGAACCCGGTCGAGTACGCGGACGTCGTCACCTCCACCACCCACAAGACCCTGGGCGGGCCGCGCGGCGGCATCATCCTCGCGAAGAAGGACTTCGCGAAGAAGCTGAACTCCTCGGTCTTCCCCGGTTTCCAGGGCGGCCCGCTGGAGCATGTCATCGCGGCCAAGGCGGTGTCCTTCAAGGTCGCGGCGTCGCAGGAGTTCAAGGAGCGCCAGCGCCGTACGGTCGAGGGCGCCAGGATCCTCGCCGAGCGGCTGACGGCGGCCGATGCCCGTGCGGCCGGGGTGAACGTGCTGTCCGGCGGCACGGACGTGCATCTGATCCTGGTCGACCTGCGCGCCTCCGAGCTGGACGGACAGCAGGCCGAGGACCGGCTGCACGAGGTCGGCATCACGGTCAACCGCAACGCCGTCCCCAACGACCCGCGTCCGCCGATGGTGACGTCGGGCCTGCGCATCGGCACCCCGGCCCTGGCCACCCGCGGCTTCACGGCCGAGGACTTCGCCGAGGTCGCGGACGTCATCGCCGAGACGCTGAAGCCGTCCTACGACGCGGACGCGCTCAAGGCCCGGGTCAAGGCACTGGCCGACAAGCACCCGCTGTACCCCGGTCTGTAA
- a CDS encoding L-serine ammonia-lyase, producing MAISVFDLFSIGIGPSSSHTVGPMRAAVMFVARLKQDGVLAQTAAVRAELFGSLGATGHGHGTPKAVLLGLEGNEPHTVDVAQADLDVERIRGTGRIRLLGAEIGPAHEIDFDVSTQLVLHRRRSLPYHANGMTLFAYDADGVPLLEKTYYSVGGGFVVDEDAVGADRIKPDDTVLKHPFRTGDELLRLTQETGLSISALMLENEKAWRTEEEIRAGLLEIWRVMAACVARGLGSEGILPGGLKVRRRAAAAARALRSEGDPAGRAMEWVTLYAMAVNEENAAGGRVVTAPTNGAAGIIPAVLHYFLDFVPGADEDGIVRFLLAAGAIGMLFKENASISGAEVGCQGEVGSACSMAAGGLAEVLGGSPEQVENAAEIGMEHNLGLTCDPVGGLVQIPCIERNGMAAVKAVTAARMAMRGDGRHHVSLDKVIKTMKETGADMKVKYKETARGGLAVNVIEC from the coding sequence GTGGCAATCAGCGTCTTCGACCTGTTCTCCATCGGCATCGGCCCGTCCAGCTCGCACACCGTCGGCCCGATGCGCGCCGCCGTGATGTTCGTCGCCCGGCTGAAGCAGGACGGCGTGCTCGCCCAGACCGCCGCCGTCCGGGCGGAGTTGTTCGGCTCCCTCGGCGCGACCGGCCATGGCCACGGCACCCCCAAGGCGGTACTGCTCGGCCTGGAGGGCAATGAGCCGCACACGGTCGACGTCGCCCAGGCCGACCTGGACGTCGAGCGGATCCGCGGTACCGGGCGCATCCGCCTCCTCGGCGCCGAGATCGGCCCCGCCCACGAGATCGACTTCGACGTCTCGACCCAACTGGTCCTGCACCGCAGGCGGTCGCTGCCGTACCACGCCAACGGCATGACCCTCTTCGCGTACGACGCCGACGGGGTGCCGCTGCTGGAGAAGACGTACTACTCGGTGGGCGGCGGATTCGTGGTCGACGAGGACGCGGTCGGCGCGGACCGCATCAAACCCGACGACACGGTCCTGAAGCACCCCTTCCGCACCGGCGACGAACTGCTGCGCCTGACGCAGGAGACCGGCCTGTCGATCTCCGCGCTGATGCTGGAGAACGAGAAGGCCTGGCGCACCGAGGAGGAGATCCGCGCGGGCCTGCTGGAGATCTGGCGGGTCATGGCGGCCTGTGTCGCACGAGGGCTGGGCAGCGAGGGCATCCTGCCCGGCGGTCTGAAGGTCCGTCGCCGGGCCGCCGCGGCGGCCCGTGCCCTGCGCAGCGAGGGCGACCCGGCGGGCCGGGCCATGGAGTGGGTGACCCTCTACGCCATGGCCGTGAACGAGGAGAACGCGGCGGGCGGCCGGGTCGTCACCGCCCCCACGAACGGCGCGGCCGGCATCATCCCCGCCGTCCTGCACTACTTCCTGGACTTCGTGCCGGGCGCCGACGAGGACGGCATCGTCCGCTTCCTCCTCGCCGCCGGCGCCATCGGCATGCTCTTCAAGGAGAACGCGTCCATCTCCGGCGCCGAGGTCGGCTGCCAGGGCGAGGTCGGCTCGGCCTGCTCGATGGCCGCCGGAGGCCTCGCCGAGGTCCTCGGCGGCAGCCCCGAACAGGTCGAGAACGCGGCCGAGATCGGCATGGAACACAACCTCGGCCTGACCTGCGACCCGGTCGGCGGCCTCGTCCAGATCCCCTGCATCGAACGCAACGGCATGGCCGCGGTGAAGGCGGTCACGGCCGCCCGGATGGCGATGCGCGGCGACGGCCGGCACCACGTCTCCCTCGACAAGGTCATCAAGACCATGAAGGAGACCGGCGCCGACATGAAGGTCAAGTACAAGGAGACCGCCCGCGGCGGTCTCGCCGTCAACGTCATCGAGTGCTGA
- the fdhD gene encoding formate dehydrogenase accessory sulfurtransferase FdhD, which yields MGRVTERRRVLRIRDGAVSTRPDTLVAEEPLEIRLGGRPLAITMRTPGDDFALAAGFLVSEGVVSRAEDVANIVYCAGATADGSNTYNVVDVQLAPGVPLPDITLERNVYTTSSCGLCGKASLDAVRTTTRWPIADTPPVRVTADLLAALPDRLRAAQRVFDRTGGLHAAALFSPEGELLDLREDVGRHNAVDKLIGRALRNGRLPLSRTILLVSGRASFELAQKAVMAGLPLLAAVSAPSSLAVDLAAETGLTLVGFLRGGSMNVYAGEQRIDVRTGAMAGGPAR from the coding sequence ATGGGACGAGTCACCGAGCGTCGGCGCGTGCTGCGGATCCGGGACGGTGCGGTGAGCACCCGCCCGGACACGCTGGTCGCGGAGGAGCCACTGGAGATCCGGCTCGGCGGCAGGCCGCTGGCGATCACCATGCGCACCCCGGGGGACGACTTCGCGCTCGCCGCCGGATTCCTGGTGAGCGAGGGCGTCGTGAGCCGGGCGGAGGACGTGGCCAACATCGTCTACTGCGCGGGCGCGACGGCGGACGGCTCGAACACGTACAACGTCGTCGACGTGCAACTCGCCCCCGGCGTACCGCTGCCCGACATCACGCTCGAACGGAACGTGTACACCACGTCGTCGTGCGGCCTGTGCGGAAAGGCGAGCCTGGACGCCGTACGGACCACCACACGGTGGCCGATCGCCGACACGCCCCCGGTCCGGGTGACTGCGGACCTGCTGGCCGCCCTGCCCGACCGACTCCGGGCCGCACAGCGGGTGTTCGACCGCACCGGCGGTCTGCATGCCGCCGCGCTGTTCTCACCCGAGGGCGAGCTGCTGGACCTGCGCGAGGACGTCGGCCGGCACAACGCCGTCGACAAACTGATCGGCCGCGCGCTGCGGAACGGCCGACTACCGCTGTCCCGGACCATCCTGCTCGTGTCCGGGCGGGCATCCTTCGAGCTGGCGCAGAAGGCGGTCATGGCGGGCCTCCCGCTGCTGGCGGCGGTCTCGGCGCCGTCCTCCCTCGCCGTGGACCTGGCGGCGGAGACGGGGCTCACGCTCGTCGGCTTTCTGCGCGGCGGCTCCATGAACGTGTACGCGGGCGAGCAGCGCATCGACGTGCGGACCGGCGCCATGGCCGGAGGGCCGGCGAGGTGA
- the mshA gene encoding D-inositol-3-phosphate glycosyltransferase: MSRYPARLEEGHGGTLLDPPRPRPPDARRRPRRVAMLSVHTSPLHQPGTGDAGGMNVYIVELAKRLAALDIEVEIFTRATSAALPPSVELAPGVLVRHVAAGPYEGLAKEDLPAQLCAFTHGVTRAWAGQRPGHYDLVHSHYWLSGHVGRLTAERWGVPLVHAMHTMAKVKNANLADGDTPEPAARVLGETQVVGAADRLIANTEKEADELLRHYRADTDRVAVVHPGVDLERFRPDARGVAAGRAAARSRLGLPQDALIPLFVGRIQPLKAPDVLLRAVALLLRERPWLRERIVVPVVGGPSGSGLARPEGLQKLAARLGISDVVRFRPPVGQDRLADWYRAASVLVMPSHSESFGLVAVEAQACGTPVIAAEVGGLPVAVRDGVSGVLVPGHDPADYARALYAFAADPARTARMSEAAVRHARSFGWATAAEAMADVYTEALLHRSRGAREGQPH, translated from the coding sequence GTGAGCCGGTACCCGGCCCGGCTGGAGGAGGGCCACGGCGGCACACTCCTCGACCCGCCCCGGCCACGACCACCCGACGCCCGCCGTCGCCCCCGCCGCGTCGCGATGCTCAGCGTGCACACCTCACCACTGCACCAGCCCGGTACCGGCGACGCGGGCGGCATGAACGTCTACATCGTCGAGCTCGCCAAGCGCCTCGCCGCCCTCGACATCGAGGTCGAGATCTTCACCCGGGCCACCTCCGCCGCACTCCCGCCCAGCGTCGAACTCGCGCCCGGCGTTCTGGTGCGGCACGTGGCCGCCGGACCGTACGAAGGACTGGCCAAGGAGGATCTCCCGGCCCAGCTGTGCGCCTTCACGCACGGCGTGACACGGGCCTGGGCCGGCCAACGCCCCGGCCACTACGACCTGGTCCACTCACACTACTGGCTCTCCGGCCACGTCGGCCGGCTCACCGCCGAGCGCTGGGGCGTCCCGCTCGTCCACGCCATGCACACCATGGCCAAGGTCAAGAACGCCAACCTGGCCGACGGCGACACCCCCGAGCCCGCCGCCCGGGTGCTCGGCGAGACCCAAGTCGTAGGGGCCGCCGACCGGTTGATAGCCAACACGGAGAAGGAAGCGGACGAACTGCTGCGCCACTACCGCGCCGACACCGACCGGGTCGCCGTCGTCCACCCCGGTGTCGACCTGGAGCGCTTCCGCCCCGACGCCCGGGGCGTCGCGGCCGGACGGGCCGCCGCACGGTCCCGCCTCGGCCTTCCGCAGGACGCGCTGATCCCCCTGTTCGTGGGCCGCATACAGCCGTTGAAGGCGCCGGACGTCCTGCTGCGCGCGGTGGCCCTGCTGCTGCGGGAGCGGCCTTGGCTGCGTGAGCGGATCGTGGTGCCGGTCGTGGGCGGGCCCAGCGGCAGCGGTCTGGCCAGGCCGGAGGGACTGCAGAAGCTGGCCGCCCGCCTCGGCATCTCGGACGTCGTGCGGTTCCGGCCGCCGGTCGGACAGGACCGGCTCGCCGACTGGTACCGGGCGGCGTCCGTGCTGGTCATGCCGTCGCACAGCGAGTCCTTCGGCCTGGTGGCCGTCGAGGCGCAGGCCTGTGGCACACCGGTGATCGCCGCCGAGGTCGGTGGTCTGCCGGTGGCCGTACGGGACGGGGTCAGCGGCGTCCTCGTACCCGGGCACGATCCGGCGGACTACGCGCGGGCGCTGTACGCCTTCGCCGCCGACCCGGCCCGCACCGCCCGGATGAGCGAGGCCGCGGTCCGGCACGCCCGGTCCTTCGGCTGGGCCACGGCCGCCGAGGCGATGGCGGACGTGTACACGGAGGCCCTGCTCCACCGGAGCCGCGGTGCTCGCGAGGGACAACCGCACTAG
- a CDS encoding SixA phosphatase family protein, with protein sequence MTARFGAGPLRRLVVLRHAKSAWPDGVADHERPLAPRGRRDAPVAGRLIADADCLPDLAVCSTAVRTRQTWELASAQWGTPPPVRHDPRVYAADVPGLLEVVHETSPEVGTLLLIGHNPGLEELVLELAGDGLDDALDEVRTKFPTSAIAVLAWHGTTWPALAPGTALLTGVMVARGKKK encoded by the coding sequence GTGACCGCGCGCTTCGGCGCGGGCCCGCTGCGCCGCCTGGTCGTCCTGCGGCACGCCAAGTCGGCGTGGCCCGACGGCGTCGCCGACCACGAACGCCCGCTCGCCCCGCGCGGCCGACGGGACGCCCCGGTCGCCGGCCGGCTGATCGCCGACGCCGACTGCCTGCCGGACCTCGCCGTGTGCTCCACCGCCGTACGCACCCGCCAGACCTGGGAACTGGCCTCCGCCCAGTGGGGCACACCGCCTCCGGTACGGCACGATCCGCGCGTGTACGCGGCGGACGTGCCCGGCCTGCTGGAGGTCGTGCACGAGACGTCACCCGAGGTCGGCACGCTCCTCCTGATCGGGCACAACCCCGGCCTGGAGGAACTCGTCCTCGAACTCGCCGGGGACGGCCTCGACGACGCGCTGGACGAGGTCCGCACGAAGTTCCCCACCTCGGCGATCGCCGTACTGGCCTGGCACGGCACCACCTGGCCGGCCCTCGCGCCCGGCACGGCGCTGCTCACGGGGGTGATGGTGGCCCGGGGTAAGAAGAAGTGA
- a CDS encoding YigZ family protein gives MQDEYRTVAHAGVHETEVNRSRFICALAPAATEQEAQDFLAAVRKEHADATHNCWAYVIGADAGIQKASDDGEPGGTAGVPMLQMLLRRDMRYVVAVVTRYYGGVKLGAGGLIRAYGGAVGEALDTLGTITRRRFRLATVTVDHQRAGKVQNDLRSTGREVRDVRYAEAVTIEIGLPDADVAAFRAWLADVTAGTAGFELGGEAYGDA, from the coding sequence ATGCAGGACGAGTACCGCACCGTCGCCCACGCGGGCGTGCACGAGACCGAGGTCAACCGCTCGCGCTTCATCTGCGCGCTCGCCCCGGCGGCCACCGAGCAGGAGGCCCAGGACTTCCTCGCCGCCGTCCGCAAGGAGCACGCGGACGCCACCCACAACTGCTGGGCCTACGTCATCGGCGCCGACGCCGGGATCCAGAAGGCGAGCGACGACGGCGAACCGGGCGGCACGGCCGGCGTCCCCATGCTCCAGATGCTGCTGCGCCGCGACATGCGGTACGTCGTCGCCGTCGTCACCCGCTACTACGGCGGCGTCAAGCTCGGCGCGGGCGGGCTGATCCGGGCCTACGGCGGCGCCGTGGGCGAGGCGCTGGACACGCTCGGCACCATTACCCGGCGCCGCTTCCGGCTGGCCACGGTCACCGTCGACCACCAGCGCGCGGGCAAGGTGCAGAACGACCTGCGGTCGACCGGGCGCGAGGTACGGGACGTGCGGTACGCCGAGGCGGTCACGATCGAGATCGGGTTGCCGGACGCCGACGTGGCGGCGTTCCGGGCATGGCTCGCGGACGTGACGGCGGGGACGGCCGGGTTCGAACTCGGCGGAGAGGCGTACGGGGACGCCTGA
- a CDS encoding FUSC family protein codes for MQGMRETALRARRRVGTAGEPVRRAWARPGPERDVAAQAVKAALAACVAWAVAGWWLRTPSAFVAPWVAVVLVESTVFRSIAHGLQQLAAIATGTAVATAVALTLDSPMAAMFLVLPVAVLLGNWRRLGSQGVHAATGALFVLTTAPVTIAGSAIRIAEAVFGALVGIAVNALIRPPVYLRGTRAAIEDAAREAQQILDAVADRLTADTWDARTAEDLHERALRLFLLVEQARSAAGWSRESLRVNPRRRRHALSPPGQDYDAAVTVLDYVAVHTTGVTRAVLEASDGHRPEPRPAPAVTEPYAQFLRNSARAIRLYPHSRFAPGGHDDHADRELREVVDDMVHTLNTLRRKLPGGLPDDPDALAAHGTLLTHARRLAEQLVRR; via the coding sequence ATGCAGGGGATGCGTGAAACGGCGCTGCGCGCCCGACGCCGTGTCGGCACAGCCGGCGAACCGGTCCGGCGGGCATGGGCACGGCCGGGCCCCGAGCGGGACGTGGCGGCGCAGGCCGTCAAGGCGGCTCTGGCGGCGTGTGTGGCGTGGGCGGTGGCCGGCTGGTGGCTGCGGACGCCGTCGGCGTTCGTCGCACCCTGGGTGGCGGTCGTGCTCGTGGAGTCGACGGTGTTCCGGTCGATCGCGCACGGACTGCAGCAGTTGGCGGCCATCGCCACGGGGACGGCGGTGGCCACCGCCGTCGCCCTGACCCTCGATTCCCCGATGGCGGCGATGTTCCTGGTACTGCCGGTGGCGGTGCTGCTGGGCAACTGGCGGCGGCTCGGCAGCCAGGGCGTCCACGCGGCGACGGGCGCCCTGTTCGTCCTCACCACCGCTCCGGTCACGATCGCCGGGTCGGCGATCCGCATCGCGGAGGCCGTGTTCGGTGCGCTGGTGGGCATCGCGGTCAACGCCCTGATCCGGCCTCCGGTGTATCTGCGCGGCACCCGCGCAGCCATCGAGGACGCGGCCCGCGAGGCACAGCAGATCCTGGACGCGGTGGCCGACCGCCTGACCGCCGACACCTGGGACGCCCGGACCGCCGAGGACCTGCACGAACGTGCCCTGCGGCTGTTCCTCCTCGTGGAGCAGGCCCGCTCCGCGGCCGGCTGGAGCCGGGAGAGCCTGCGCGTCAATCCCCGGCGCCGTCGCCACGCCCTCTCCCCTCCGGGCCAGGACTACGACGCCGCGGTCACCGTGCTCGACTACGTGGCCGTCCACACCACGGGCGTCACCCGCGCGGTACTGGAGGCCAGCGACGGCCACCGGCCGGAACCACGACCGGCCCCGGCGGTCACCGAGCCGTACGCGCAGTTCCTGCGCAACAGCGCCCGCGCGATCCGCCTGTACCCCCACAGCCGGTTCGCCCCGGGCGGCCACGACGACCACGCGGACCGGGAACTGCGCGAGGTCGTCGACGACATGGTCCACACACTGAACACCCTGCGACGCAAACTGCCCGGCGGACTGCCCGACGACCCCGACGCACTGGCCGCCCACGGCACCCTGCTCACCCACGCGCGGCGTCTGGCGGAGCAGTTGGTCAGGCGTTGA
- a CDS encoding VOC family protein produces MALRPVMVNIKALDHSAVGRFWAEALGWSAYSPGVTTYVGPGGGLVWPDPVALGIDVVPVPEPGTTTKNRVHLDLATTSAAHQSELVERLKALGATPADVGQGTVPWTVLADPEGNEFCVLEPREIYRDTGPIAAVVVDCADPRAMGRFWDEALDWTLHEVTDDRAVLRSAKEVGPYLEFLRTPDAKTAPDRVHLDLLPYPGDDKAAEAARLRALGATDLDLGQGDVPWTCLADPEGHEFCVLAPS; encoded by the coding sequence ATGGCGCTGCGACCCGTGATGGTGAACATCAAGGCTCTCGACCACTCGGCGGTCGGCCGGTTCTGGGCGGAGGCGCTCGGCTGGAGTGCCTACAGCCCCGGCGTGACCACCTACGTCGGACCGGGCGGCGGCCTCGTCTGGCCGGACCCGGTCGCCCTCGGCATCGACGTCGTTCCCGTCCCGGAACCCGGGACGACGACGAAGAACCGGGTGCACCTCGATCTCGCCACCACCTCCGCGGCCCATCAGTCGGAGTTGGTCGAACGCCTGAAGGCTCTCGGCGCGACGCCCGCCGACGTGGGACAGGGCACGGTGCCGTGGACGGTCCTCGCCGACCCCGAGGGCAACGAGTTCTGCGTGCTGGAGCCTCGGGAGATCTACCGGGACACCGGGCCGATCGCCGCGGTGGTGGTCGACTGCGCGGATCCGCGGGCCATGGGCCGGTTCTGGGACGAGGCCCTGGACTGGACCCTGCACGAGGTGACCGACGATCGCGCGGTGCTGCGCTCCGCCAAGGAGGTCGGCCCGTACCTCGAGTTCCTCCGCACGCCCGACGCGAAGACCGCGCCGGACCGCGTCCACCTCGACCTGCTGCCGTACCCCGGTGACGACAAGGCGGCGGAGGCGGCCCGGCTGCGCGCCCTCGGCGCCACCGACCTCGACCTCGGCCAGGGCGACGTCCCGTGGACGTGCCTGGCCGACCCGGAGGGCCACGAGTTCTGCGTCCTCGCGCCGTCCTGA